A region of Macaca thibetana thibetana isolate TM-01 chromosome 20, ASM2454274v1, whole genome shotgun sequence DNA encodes the following proteins:
- the LOC126943782 gene encoding cytoplasmic polyadenylated homeobox-like protein produces the protein MSSDGTSGGFPAKENHHNEDRQTNKQRKTKRRHKFSEELLQELKEIFGETCYPDYTTRKTLANKFGCPVNVIDNWFQNKRARLPPAERHRLFVLQKKHYFPVRAHPFLSYQEAQPAVPNYATEQSFSGAQGVLMSTAGCSPLEKQRIPSQQMGYNCFSLENQEILSQQVGPQCSYLEKPGIPSQQVASQSYHLVTGTEKQPCCALEYGGDTGSGHFTDYRFLSYNSAVCLHPPPSSVPYFHGERTETRESQHASPFLLDYAQGAYGVKKDHCHCSFSFSLLQEQQQNDWQYHPQQHQQPQNYLEGMMVQERLPMDSGPWDLGKQWPSAQSQLQSQLPQNNGKPLCSQLQQVPPQIAADSPLLPLGQDMQEGASEQPRAQGQQL, from the exons ATGAGTTCGGACGGCACTTCAGGTG GTTTCCCAGCCAAAGAGAATCATCATAatgaagacagacagacaaacaaacaaagaaaaacaaaacgcCGACATAAATTTTCTGAAGAATTATTGCAGGAACTTAAGGAAATATTTGGCGAAACCTGTTATCCTGATTACACAACTAGGAAAACACTGGCCAACAAATTTGGATGTCCAGTGAATGTAATAGAT AATTGGTTCCAAAATAAAAGAGCCAGACTTCCACCTGCAGAAAGACACAGATTATTTGTTCTTCAGAAAAAGCATTATTTTCCAGTCCGAGCCCATCCATTTTTAAGCTACCAGGAGGCCCAGCCTGCAGTTCCCAACTATGCCACAGAGCAGAGCTTCTCTGGAGCCCAGGGGGTTTTGATGAGTACAGCTGGTTGCTCCCCTCTGGAGAAACAGAGGATTCCCAGTCAACAGATGGGCTACAATTGCTTCTCTTTGGAGAACCAAGAGATTCTCAGTCAACAGGTGGGCCCCCAGTGCTCTTATCTGGAGAAACCGGGGATTCCCAGTCAGCAGGTGGCCTCCCAGAGCTACCATCTGGTCACAGGCACTGAAAAGCAACCATGCTGTGCTTTGGAGTATGGTGGTGACACAGGAAGTGGGCATTTTACTGACTATCGTTTTCTCAGCTACAACTCTGCAGTATGCCTTCATCCTCCTCCATCTTCTGTGCCATATTTTCATGGAGAAAGGACTGAAACCAGGGAAAGCCAGCATGCAAGTCCCTTCCTTTTGGATTATGCTCAAGGTGCATATGGGGTGAAGAAAGACCATTGTCATTGCTCATTCTCTTTCTCACTGCTGCAAGAACAGCAGCAGAATGATTGGCAGTATCACCCGCAGCAGCACCAACAGCCTCAGAATTACTTAGAGGGGATGATGGTCCAGGAACGGCTGCCGATGGACTCGGGTCCTTGGGATCTAGGGAAGCAGTGGCCCTCGGCTCAGTCACAGCTGCAGAGTCAACTGCCTCAGAATAATGGAAAGCCGTTGTGCTCGCAACTGCAGCAGGTGCCTCCCCAAATAGCTGCTGACTCACCCCTGCTGCCTCTAGGGCAAGATATGCAGGAAGGGGCTTCAGAGCAACCCAGGGCCCAAGGGCAGCAACTTTAA